In the Myxococcus fulvus genome, one interval contains:
- a CDS encoding right-handed parallel beta-helix repeat-containing protein: MTKHRLGRRLTHLACLLSLWAGAMACGEGHLEAPEAAAPVDGLETRTARQNPAFTEDLFYDNCPAASAAQGPTLYVSKNGPRDPSKPLGSDLNPYSTIMAAVKAARPGNIILVRQGDYNEQVAITAPKGARPGTATAPIVLRGEQAGRPRILPAATNVGSLVQVSQPYWVVQFFEVDVRERPSFAVLFENTTTCSQVLDSKLHGGRAGGGVVTSYADFVLIDNNEIYDFSKQNTDSHGVAIRGVTRDVFIVENDIHDVSGDAVQCQPNGGRPAIILVERNRLHDTGENGVDVKACDDLLLHENKIYNFPNLAKYPWQANSSAAEGVLVHEDATNVQILYNEIWNAGRGISIGGNNVIDMPVNVQIEGNHVHDIYDYASRNNGQGIRIVKAKGVTLLGNIIERTYDAGLRLAADPPNVVPGLLVYKNTLRDMRLFVRLGARAYRPGLGMDLNRYEGASGVFTITDELWEGSHVRWRAVLAPLYLDQYSERIIPGSRPKELTDDEGTTSTPGE; this comes from the coding sequence ATGACGAAGCATCGACTGGGGCGAAGGCTCACGCATCTGGCTTGTCTGTTGTCGCTGTGGGCGGGGGCCATGGCCTGCGGAGAGGGACACCTGGAGGCGCCGGAAGCAGCCGCGCCGGTGGACGGACTGGAGACCCGGACCGCGAGGCAGAATCCAGCCTTCACCGAGGACCTCTTCTACGACAACTGTCCGGCCGCGTCGGCCGCGCAGGGCCCCACGCTCTACGTGTCGAAGAACGGCCCGAGAGATCCATCCAAGCCGCTCGGCTCCGACCTGAACCCCTACAGCACCATCATGGCCGCGGTGAAGGCGGCCCGGCCGGGCAACATCATCCTGGTGCGCCAGGGCGACTACAACGAACAGGTCGCCATCACCGCGCCGAAGGGAGCGCGTCCCGGCACCGCCACCGCGCCCATCGTCCTGCGCGGAGAGCAGGCAGGCCGCCCGCGCATCCTCCCCGCCGCGACCAACGTGGGCAGCCTGGTCCAGGTCAGCCAGCCCTACTGGGTCGTCCAGTTCTTCGAGGTGGACGTGCGCGAGCGGCCCTCGTTCGCCGTGCTCTTCGAGAACACCACCACGTGCTCCCAGGTCCTCGACTCCAAGCTGCACGGCGGCCGCGCGGGGGGCGGCGTCGTCACCAGCTACGCGGACTTCGTCCTCATCGACAACAATGAAATCTACGACTTCTCCAAGCAGAACACCGACTCGCACGGCGTGGCGATTCGCGGCGTGACGCGGGACGTGTTCATCGTGGAGAACGACATCCACGACGTCTCCGGGGACGCGGTGCAGTGTCAGCCCAATGGCGGCCGGCCGGCCATCATCCTCGTCGAGCGCAATCGCTTGCACGACACCGGGGAGAACGGGGTCGACGTCAAGGCGTGCGACGACCTGCTCCTGCACGAGAACAAGATCTACAACTTCCCCAACCTCGCGAAGTACCCCTGGCAGGCGAACAGCTCCGCGGCGGAGGGGGTGCTGGTGCACGAGGACGCGACGAACGTTCAAATCCTCTACAACGAAATCTGGAACGCGGGTCGGGGCATCTCCATCGGTGGCAACAACGTCATCGACATGCCGGTGAACGTGCAGATCGAAGGCAACCACGTGCACGACATCTATGACTATGCGAGCCGCAACAACGGCCAGGGCATCCGCATCGTCAAGGCGAAGGGCGTGACGCTGCTGGGGAACATCATCGAGCGGACGTACGACGCCGGACTGCGCCTGGCGGCGGACCCGCCCAACGTCGTGCCGGGGCTCCTGGTCTACAAGAACACCCTGCGGGACATGCGGCTGTTCGTGCGCCTGGGCGCCAGGGCATACCGGCCCGGTCTGGGCATGGACCTCAATCGTTACGAGGGCGCCTCGGGGGTGTTCACCATCACCGACGAGCTGTGGGAGGGAAGCCACGTCCGCTGGCGCGCGGTGCTCGCGCCGCTCTACCTGGACCAGTACTCCGAGCGCATCATCCCTGGCTCCCGCCCCAAGGAGCTGACGGACGACGAGGGCACCACGTCGACCCCGGGTGAGTAG
- a CDS encoding thioredoxin family protein, with translation MAHPVSYEGTAENFDQLVMEPQGELVVVDFWGDGCPNCEIYAAAEPELLSELDGARMRVVKVNAYQHESLAHRFGLYGIPTFLLFRDGKLIGKMSQYYGKAYWLGVVREHLPAA, from the coding sequence ATGGCACATCCGGTCAGCTACGAGGGAACGGCGGAGAACTTCGACCAGCTCGTCATGGAGCCCCAGGGCGAGCTCGTCGTGGTGGACTTCTGGGGCGACGGCTGCCCGAACTGTGAAATCTACGCGGCCGCCGAGCCCGAGCTGCTCTCCGAGCTGGACGGCGCGAGGATGCGCGTGGTGAAGGTGAACGCCTATCAGCACGAGTCCCTGGCCCACCGCTTCGGGCTCTACGGCATCCCCACGTTCCTCCTGTTCCGCGATGGGAAGCTCATCGGGAAGATGAGCCAGTACTACGGGAAGGCGTACTGGCTGGGCGTCGTCCGCGAGCACCTGCCCGCCGCGTGA
- a CDS encoding universal stress protein: protein MRQHVLTRVDIPLLQAGTFRGPRGLTRLVVATDFSLRSELALSRALRLPLGLGATFTLLHAGPVLEGSPGGVVLGGGCLRKAVHAACRRLRHRPDVTVREELRQGDTLDALSAVAREQGAQLVVLGGERVLTPGRSLGEGSMVRRALRRLDTSMLAVLPHPARPYENPLVAVDFTRESRRALELTMRLCPLTPVSVLHVVDTREEEAALRARGAPPERFLMLRHERELDARLELARFLAPYRETGCELEARLRSGEPGEALLAHAVELGSDLLVLAGPRGAGDEALLAERVLAQSSCDVLVSRHERPAVG from the coding sequence TTCCGGGGCCCCAGGGGGCTGACGCGCCTGGTGGTGGCGACGGACTTCTCGCTGCGCTCCGAGCTCGCCCTGTCCCGGGCGCTGCGGTTGCCCCTGGGCCTGGGCGCCACCTTCACGCTGCTGCACGCGGGGCCGGTGCTGGAGGGCTCGCCCGGAGGCGTGGTGTTGGGAGGCGGCTGTCTGCGCAAGGCCGTGCACGCGGCGTGTCGGAGGCTGCGCCACCGGCCGGACGTGACGGTGCGCGAGGAGCTGCGCCAGGGCGACACGCTGGACGCGCTGTCGGCGGTGGCGCGCGAGCAGGGCGCGCAACTGGTGGTGCTGGGCGGTGAGCGGGTGCTGACGCCGGGCCGGTCGCTGGGAGAGGGCTCGATGGTGCGGCGCGCGCTGCGTCGGCTGGACACGTCGATGCTGGCGGTGCTGCCCCATCCGGCGAGGCCGTATGAGAACCCCCTGGTCGCGGTGGACTTCACGCGCGAGTCCCGGCGGGCGCTGGAGCTGACGATGCGGCTGTGTCCCCTGACGCCGGTGTCCGTGCTGCACGTGGTGGACACGCGCGAGGAGGAGGCGGCGCTGCGGGCCCGGGGAGCACCGCCGGAGCGCTTCCTGATGCTGCGCCATGAGCGCGAGCTCGACGCGCGCCTGGAGCTCGCCCGCTTCCTGGCGCCGTACCGGGAGACGGGGTGCGAGCTGGAGGCCCGGCTGCGCTCCGGGGAGCCGGGCGAGGCGCTCCTGGCGCACGCGGTCGAGCTGGGCTCGGACCTGCTGGTGCTGGCGGGCCCGCGAGGGGCCGGGGACGAGGCGTTGCTGGCGGAGCGGGTGCTGGCGCAGTCCTCGTGCGACGTCCTGGTGTCCCGACACGAGCGGCCCGCGGTGGGGTGA
- a CDS encoding ABC transporter ATP-binding protein — MSPRPLESTLPAKSSLKERLKSAGSLFRQLPGTFRIFWQASPRGAVVLGLLTLVAAVLPAAIAWVGKLIVDAVVAAAQGSAEAHSRVYGLVGLEFALMLGSGVVERGLTLTRELLRANLGNLLNERILKKALELELRHFEDSETYDKMQNARREASSRPLSLVMQAFSIVRNAITLSTFAALLIALSPWSVVVLVAASIPAFIAEARLAMAGFRLYSWRAPEGRKLNYLEWILTRDSHVKEVKLFGLGELVLGRYRDLFRKFFAEDRALAFKRMGWGLGLGLLSLAAFYGCYLFVAGRAADGAISVGDMVLYLGVFRQGQAAFQGILTSVGSMYEDALFMSNLFMYLEIPTGSEVARVSPPKSAPRGRTNDIELRDVSFRYPGKEAWALRHVSLTLRPGQKLALVGENGAGKSTLVKLLLRLYEPTEGAILYGGVDIRDMDVGDLRSRFGAVFQDFVRYQFNVAENIGLGHVPALEDRERIVKAAQLGGASGVIEALPGQYDTMLGGWFEKGQELSAGQWQKLAVARAFMRDDAEVLILDEPTASIDAEAEHALFERFQALAADRIAIVISHRFSTVRMADQIAVLHNGGVDELGSHDELMAKDGRYAHLFRLQARGYQD, encoded by the coding sequence GTGTCTCCCCGTCCACTCGAGTCCACCCTCCCCGCGAAGAGCTCCCTCAAGGAGCGGCTGAAGAGCGCCGGAAGCCTGTTCCGTCAGCTCCCCGGGACGTTCCGCATCTTCTGGCAGGCCAGCCCCCGGGGCGCCGTCGTGCTCGGGCTGTTGACGCTGGTGGCGGCGGTGTTGCCGGCGGCCATCGCCTGGGTGGGGAAGCTGATTGTGGACGCGGTGGTGGCGGCGGCGCAGGGCTCGGCCGAGGCGCACTCGCGTGTCTACGGCCTGGTGGGGCTGGAGTTCGCGCTGATGCTGGGCTCCGGGGTGGTGGAGCGCGGGCTGACGCTGACGCGGGAGCTCTTGCGCGCCAACCTGGGCAACCTGCTCAACGAGCGCATCTTGAAGAAGGCGCTGGAGCTGGAGCTGCGGCACTTCGAGGACTCGGAGACGTACGACAAGATGCAGAACGCCCGGCGCGAGGCGAGCAGTCGTCCGCTGTCGCTGGTGATGCAGGCGTTCTCCATCGTCCGCAACGCGATAACGCTCTCCACGTTCGCGGCGCTGTTGATTGCGCTGTCGCCGTGGAGCGTGGTGGTGCTGGTGGCGGCGTCGATTCCGGCGTTCATCGCGGAGGCGCGGCTGGCGATGGCGGGCTTCCGGCTGTACTCGTGGCGCGCGCCGGAGGGGCGCAAGCTCAACTACCTGGAGTGGATCCTCACGCGGGACAGCCACGTGAAGGAGGTGAAGCTCTTCGGGTTGGGGGAATTGGTGTTGGGGCGCTATCGGGATTTGTTCCGCAAGTTCTTCGCGGAGGACCGGGCGCTGGCCTTCAAGCGGATGGGGTGGGGGTTGGGGTTGGGGTTGTTGTCGCTGGCGGCGTTCTACGGCTGCTACCTGTTCGTCGCGGGGCGCGCGGCGGACGGGGCCATCAGCGTGGGTGACATGGTGTTGTACCTGGGGGTGTTCCGTCAGGGGCAGGCGGCGTTCCAGGGCATCCTGACGAGCGTGGGCTCCATGTACGAGGACGCGCTCTTCATGAGCAACCTCTTCATGTACCTGGAGATACCGACGGGCAGCGAGGTGGCGCGGGTGTCGCCGCCGAAGTCCGCGCCCCGGGGGCGCACCAACGACATCGAGTTGCGCGACGTGTCCTTCCGCTATCCGGGGAAGGAGGCGTGGGCGTTGAGGCACGTGTCGTTGACGTTGCGGCCGGGGCAGAAGCTGGCGTTGGTGGGGGAGAACGGGGCGGGGAAGAGCACGTTGGTGAAGCTCCTGCTGCGGCTGTACGAGCCGACGGAGGGGGCGATTCTGTACGGGGGCGTGGACATCCGGGACATGGACGTGGGGGATTTGCGCTCGCGCTTCGGGGCGGTGTTCCAGGACTTCGTGCGCTACCAGTTCAACGTGGCGGAGAACATCGGGTTGGGGCATGTGCCGGCGTTGGAGGACCGGGAGCGCATCGTGAAGGCGGCGCAGCTGGGTGGGGCGAGCGGGGTCATCGAGGCGTTGCCGGGGCAGTACGACACGATGCTGGGCGGGTGGTTCGAGAAGGGGCAGGAGCTGTCGGCGGGGCAGTGGCAGAAGCTGGCGGTGGCGCGGGCGTTCATGCGGGACGACGCGGAGGTGCTGATTCTGGACGAGCCGACGGCGAGCATCGACGCGGAGGCGGAGCACGCGTTGTTCGAGCGCTTCCAGGCGTTGGCGGCGGACCGCATCGCCATCGTGATTTCGCACCGGTTCTCCACGGTGCGGATGGCGGACCAGATCGCGGTGCTGCACAACGGCGGCGTGGACGAGCTGGGCAGCCACGACGAGCTGATGGCGAAGGACGGCCGCTACGCGCACCTGTTCCGCCTGCAGGCGCGGGGCTACCAGGACTGA
- a CDS encoding type 1 glutamine amidotransferase family protein, with product MARIAFVVIPPFADWEPALLAAGARDDFRDQVSWWSPGGRPVPSIGGMTIQVDGAVEDFSPEQADALVLIGSSTWMTPESPDLTPLLRRSVEAGLVVAGICGATLALARAGLLEGRAHTSNDLAFLQKHAPNYQGAAHYRDVPQAVRDGRIITASGAAPTTFATEVLGALHPDASQAMVDFRAFFAREHQAA from the coding sequence GTGGCTCGCATCGCATTCGTGGTGATTCCCCCCTTCGCGGACTGGGAGCCGGCGCTGCTGGCCGCGGGGGCTCGGGATGACTTCCGTGACCAGGTCTCCTGGTGGTCCCCGGGAGGCCGTCCCGTGCCGTCCATCGGGGGCATGACCATCCAGGTGGATGGCGCGGTGGAGGACTTCTCCCCGGAGCAGGCGGACGCACTGGTGCTGATTGGCTCGAGCACCTGGATGACGCCGGAGAGCCCGGACCTGACGCCCCTGCTGCGCCGCTCGGTGGAGGCGGGGCTCGTCGTCGCGGGCATCTGCGGCGCGACGCTGGCGCTGGCCCGCGCGGGACTGCTCGAGGGGCGCGCGCACACGAGCAACGACCTGGCGTTCCTCCAGAAGCACGCCCCGAACTACCAGGGCGCCGCGCATTACCGCGACGTGCCACAGGCGGTGCGGGACGGACGCATCATCACGGCGTCCGGAGCGGCGCCCACCACGTTCGCCACCGAGGTGCTCGGCGCGCTGCACCCCGACGCGAGCCAGGCGATGGTGGACTTCCGCGCGTTCTTCGCTCGCGAGCATCAGGCCGCCTGA
- a CDS encoding HEAT repeat domain-containing protein, protein MKKTPKKPRHTPQVRPLSTPSAELAELLGRLESGDGDARWEASMALIKVGDAVAAEHVARLLRTAADVRAREVAAWLLCSLGDGKPSIIDALLQSAEDTSESMDVRGQAIEALGSQRTMVPALRERVLGILVDLLEHPAAELRFWACFALGAFRYRPALPALRKVAQEDERVNPGWWYVSEEALDAIAQIESREYPDRIPVLQRGRVST, encoded by the coding sequence ATGAAGAAGACACCCAAGAAGCCTCGTCACACGCCCCAGGTCCGCCCGCTCTCGACACCTTCCGCGGAGCTGGCGGAGCTGCTCGGGCGACTCGAGTCGGGTGACGGCGATGCGCGCTGGGAGGCCTCCATGGCGTTGATCAAGGTCGGTGATGCCGTCGCGGCCGAGCACGTGGCCCGGCTGCTGCGCACCGCCGCCGACGTCCGGGCGCGCGAGGTCGCCGCGTGGCTGTTGTGCAGCCTCGGCGATGGCAAGCCCTCCATCATCGACGCGCTGCTCCAGTCCGCCGAGGACACCTCCGAGAGCATGGACGTGCGAGGCCAGGCCATCGAGGCCCTGGGCTCCCAGCGCACGATGGTGCCGGCCCTGCGTGAGCGCGTGCTGGGCATCCTCGTCGACCTGCTGGAGCACCCCGCCGCGGAGCTGCGCTTCTGGGCCTGCTTCGCGCTCGGCGCGTTCCGCTACCGCCCCGCCCTCCCCGCGCTGCGCAAGGTGGCCCAGGAGGATGAGCGGGTGAATCCCGGCTGGTGGTACGTCAGCGAGGAGGCGCTCGACGCGATTGCCCAGATCGAGTCACGGGAGTACCCAGACCGTATCCCCGTGCTCCAACGTGGCCGCGTCTCGACCTGA